The genomic DNA TGGGTTGCCCTCCCCTGAACCTGTCACCACACCACCATAGGGTTGCTCCTCCCCAGACACCTCACACGCTAGTCCCTCTCCTTGACTGTGTGCCTTTCCTCTCCCTCGCTAGCGATGAACACCGTTCTCCTCAGCAACCTCTTCTCTCTGCCCCGGATCGTCTACGCCATGGCAGAGGACGGGCTCTTCTTCCGGGTCTTCTCACGGGTCCACCCCCGCACGCAGGTCCCCGTGGTGGCCATCATCGTCTTTGGCATCCTCATGGCGGTCCTGGCCTTCATCTTCGACTTGGAGGCGCTGGTCCAGTTCCTCTCCATCGGCACCCTCTTGGCCTACACTTTTGTGGCGGCGAGCGTGATCATCCTGCGCTTCCAGCGGGCAAAGgtggaggcccccaacccccccgAGGGGACTGAGCACCCCCCGACATCCGCCGAGAGCATCGGAGCCGGCGAGCCGAAGGAGTACGAATCTTTCTCCGACAAGCTGCACttggtggggaaggagaaggcCAAAAGCCAGCGAGGACCAGGCCAACTCAAGGCGGCTTTTGAGCCCTACCTGGACTTCCTCAGTGATTTCTACCCTGGTGAAGTGGTCACAGTGGCCGTCATCATCCTTATGGTGTCGGCCCTCTGCTTGTCCTCCATCCTGGTGTTTGGGACGGGCCAGCTTCACCTGCCCACCTGGACTTACGTCTTGCTGGTAGTGCTCTTCAGCTTGGCTTTGGTGGTCAGTCTGATCTTGATCAGCATTCATGAGCAACAGCAGAGCACCCAGACATTTCAGGTAACCGGGCCCAGAGGGATCTGGGggctagctgaccccacacacgGTGGCCTTCCGACACCGTGCTGCATTTCTTAGCAAATTCAGGATTGCAACGACCCAATTCGCAGAACCAAATGGGTGTACTGGGAATGTGGGCTCAGCAATGGGACACCACAAAAGTTGTCCATAGTGCTGGCATGGGAAAGGCAGCTTGCCAACGGGGGAGTTGTGTAGCTGGTGGGGCAACCGTACAGAAGAGCTTTGCTCCAAGCAGAACTCAGCCAGTATCAGTTTGTTTACTGTATTTCTATCTCCTCTTTCCAAGGCAGTTTGCAGGCGTTGTACAACATCATACAAATATAAAATGCTAGGAGGTGAGGCCCGTCGTACACCAGACAAAGTCATTTTCTGTTGATTACACTGATGTGGGAACTCAAGAGATTAATTATAggttatggatttttaaaattaacgtgcttgcaaaagggaagtcaaagaacagtttgaaatttgtaggatttcaacgtCAAACGTTATTCGTTGGATTGAATAATGATCATACACAGTCAATTTGAATCGTGGTAAATTTGTATCTGAGAAACATCTTCTCTTGGACATGacgtcatttttgaattattgatttgattatCGAGTGTTTTAACAATAGCAGTTAAAATGGGATGCTTCAGAATATGATTCAAATATTCAATATTCAATATGATTCAAAAGACGATTCAAAATTTCTGCTAAAAAAgatgaaaaaataatttaaaccaaaaaaattatttaaaatggtttaaatTATTTCACCCAGCATGTCCCAATAGTAGTGCATtctgctaatttcagtggcaggattgttcatgcaaaatttggtacctGTAGGTAATCGAGACATTTGGCATTATGTTGCACAGACCCTTCAAAATCTATAATCGATAATAATCGTTTCATCTTGAAAAGCCATTGCAgacagaggtggcagtggtgacTTTTCACCTTGCTaccttttctccctcctcctcactgGCAGTCGGGAGTCATTCGTTTCCCCATCGTTCTTGTCATGCCAGAACTTGGTCATGAGAAAGCAGACCCCAGTTTCTCCAAAAGCTAGCTGCAGGCACTTGGAGACCCCCACGTCCCAAATGGACGCAGTTAATGACTGATGACACCCACCCCCTGAACTAGTTTCTTGCTAGTcaactgaaaaaaatattttcctcCATTCCTTGAGTTGCTTCCTTCAGTCCTCCACCCAACACGTAAGATGTAGATACTTCCAGTAGTCATGGATGGCCATTCAGATAGCAACATATGCAAAAGGTCTGGAGAAGGTCATGTGGTACATCCAGGGAATTTCCTAACTGCAGCAGGCAACAGACCCCAACCCTTTTATGAGTCCCCGCTAAATTGGCCTATTCTGTCCACCCGGCCCCATCTCTCTTCTGTAGTTACCACTGGTGCCGTTGACTCCTGCGCTGAGCATTTTCATCAACATCTATCTGATGCTGAAGCTCAACTACATGACCTGGCTACGCTTCTCGGTCTGGCTGGTCGCAGGTGAGAACGTggatcttcctagatcgctgctgcccgatagaggtgtttcccatagtctgggaaacataccggcgggggttcgaaccggcaacctcatgcttgctagtcaagtcgtttccccactgcgccattaggtggcatggtcctgtggtagcgagaatgaatttgtcccctttgttaagcagtttccaccttggtttgcatttggatgggcaactgcatgtgagtgctgtaagaattccacttaagggatggggccatcactTAGTGGGAGCATCTGCTTCTacgcagaaaatcccaggttcaatccctggtagcatctccagacagggctgagagagactcctgcctgtaaccttggagaagccgctgccagtctgggaagacaacgctgagcttgatggaccaatggtctgactcagtataaggcagcttcctatgctagcAAACAAAGCAAAGTCTTGAAATATAAGGAACAGGAATAGCAAGGGGATTTTCCTaggacacaataaaaacattctCAACTGTGTGGCACATGAACTTTCAACATGATGGAAATTCTCAGGATTCTGGTTTTGGTGGGGAAAACTGGGAAATTGTTTCAGTTTTCAGAAATCTGGCAGAAAAGGGAATTTCTTAAAAATATAAGGAACAGGAATAGCAAGGGGATTTTCCTAGGCTAAAAATATTCTCAGCTATGGGACAAGTTAACTTTCATCATGTTGAAAACATGCAGCATTTGCAAGAAGCTGGTTTTAATGCTCcaaattgggggtttggggggcattttcagATCTGCAGACAAAAACATGTTCTAGAAATATAAGGGATAAGAATAGCAAGGTTCCTAGCTCTTGCTAAATGCATCCTCAGCTACGTGGCAGATGAAATTTCAACCTGAAAATATTTTTGATGCCCCAAACTTGGGGTTATTTACCCTCATTTTCAGAAATCTGGGAGATAAAAAAAGTCCCAAAAATATAAGGGACAGTAATAGCAAGAATATTTTCCTAGGATACTAAACACATCCTCAACTATGTGGCAAGTGAAATTTCATTATGTTGGGATCCGCGCACCATACCCATCATTGATTGTTGCACTTATCTAGAGAATGTTGCCATTTTCCAGGATTTCTGTACATCTATATGAGCAGAGCACGGGGTCCCATTGCGAGGGAAGATCATTTCTCACATAGCTGAGGATGTGTTAGTGAAGACCAAGGAAAATCTCCTACCTCTTCCTATTCCTGATATCTCTCAGACATTGTTTTGTCTGCCAGATTTctggaaatgattttttaaaaatccctaatTTGGAGCATCAAAATTAGGATGTTGCGAGGGTCTCACCATGGTGACATTTCATTTGAATGTGTGTGTTATAAGAACGACGGAAATCTGCTTTCATAGAATTCATATGTATTATTTCTAAGTCTAAGTTTTTTGTGTGCGTTTTGGTCTAGCAGATTTCTGGAAATGGCAAAAATCCTTCAGTTCTGAGCACCAACATTAGGAAGTTGCCCCTAGGGAAACCTCCTTGCTATTCCTATGCCTTATATTTCTTAAGGCTTTTTGGTCTAGCATCTGTGTTGCTAAGCAAAGCATTTGCTCTGCTCCTCTTTATGGACCAAGCAAGCTGGATCTTACACTGGCAAAGAGCCTCTCTGTGAGGTTTCTGGTTAACccattcctggatccaggccagcttcggaatggggctttagttacttgtattgtagtccttggttaatccattccttgatccaggccagcttttgagtggggctttagttacttgtattccaatcctggagtagaggtggggctaacaaacagccagcaccaagagccctgaaaaagaggtggggctaacaaatggccagcagcaagagccctgaaaaagaggcggggctaacgaacagccagcagcaagagccctgaaaagaggcggggctaacgaacagccagcagcaagagccctgaaaaagaggtggggctaacaaacagccagcagcaagagccctgaaaaaggggtggggctaacaaacagccaacagcaagagccctgaaaaagaggtggggctaacaaacaccCAGCAGCAAAAGGTGGGGCTGACAAACCAGAGGtggagctaacaaacagccagcagcaagagcacggaaaagcagcctgcacttgcctctctgtacagaatatctatttcattaaactattgatattcctgattccactccagtgccttgtccttgcagacaactctttcccttggattccacACTCCCGCTAGCAGTTGTTCTGCAGGACAAGAACAAACTCGATTCTGTCTTGCCACCGCGCTGAGAGATGAAAGCATCTGCTGTGGAACATGCTGGCTGTGGTGGGATTAGGGCCTTTGCTGGTctcatgtgctctctctctctctcttgctctctctgcacTAGGCTTGTTGGTCTACTTTGGCTACGGCATCTGGCACAGCAAGGAGAACCTGCGGGAATCTCAGGCCCATGCCGTCAGCGCCCGCTACGTGGTCTTCCCAAGCAGCAGTCTAGAAGAGACGGTGCAGACCGTGCAGCCCACCACCCAGCCCTCTCAGGGTTTGGAGGAAACAGTGGAAGAAGAAGCGAAGAGATGATGCAGGGAGGCCAACACAGAGGAGACCcttccctccccgctcccccacccactCCGCCGCTCTCCAGTATTTGCCAGAGGGAGCAGCCGGGGAGGGACGCCCTCACCCCAGCCCGCCAGGAACCCTGTGGGCGTGGCAAGCTACTGCCAATGGAACAgaggctccctgcttctgtttTCTTGCCCAGACCCCAGTTTCCGTTGCTGGAAGGCTGCACACATCTTGTCGCTGAGCACAATGACCTGGCAGTTGGGGCTCAATCTGTAGAGTGTCTCCCTCCCATTCGGTGGCCAACCCGCCCACAAGAACCCATTGCATCGCCCCCTTACCAAACTCTTCCTGTTCTCTTTCTCCCAGATCTTGCCCTTCTAGAGCCATTCTTCTGCCTGTTGTTTCCTGGACATCACGAAAAATGGAGAAAagtggtctctttgggttatgCTAGGGTGGtgggtgcagcagccccaggaagACCCATTTCACCATTTTGGgcccggggcggggggcaggggcacaAAGAAAGTTTGGATTCTGGGCTCCAAGTGACACTGAGACAAGGACCTGTCCTGATTGAGTTGACGTCTCCCTCTGTCTTCCGCAAACACAGGGAGTCTGGCTAGTGGGAATGGCAACTCTAGACAGTACAAGCTGCTGGGTGTTTCCACTCTCTGGGCCCCTCTCTCGCTAACGCTTGTCTGCCGTTCACGTGCAAGAACATTTGATTGGGTGCCCCAGGCAGGTTTCCTATGCCATTATTACACAGCACAATAAGAGCCAATATTCTCTAGGTGCTGCaggcagaggtgcatctaggtaattttggagcctggacctaaaagcttttggaggcccccctcccctgcaaattaagcatcatcatgcttaaTTAAGCATCATCAGCCGGGTGACACCACCTGGGTCTACAAGAggattgggggcccccaggggctgtgggggcccctggactttggcccggaaatCCAGGGGATCagagcacctctggctacagGAGACCCAGAGCAGAGGCTGTCCCAACCCACGGCTTACAGAGGCTGCCGAGACATGAGACAAAGCCCACTGGCGGGCATGTTCTGGGTTCTATTAAGATtggaccagccccccccccatatggaGCTAGGTTTAGTGTGGGTTGccactgtgattgtgtgaacccgtgCCAAGGtgaacccctactaactgggcaaagaggcactttttaaacatggcaattctctttacttagcagcgggagagtaactggccctacccacccccagaacagcatccctccagtgactgttgctggcgtctatcttatgttcctttttagattgtgagccctttggggacagggagccaacttatttatttatttattatttatctgtatagaccactttggaaacttttgttgaaaagcagtgtataagtattttgttgttgttgttgttgtgagatATGCCGATTCATCTTAGGCCATAAGCCAccatggcatgggttcacacaatcacgctcaTGTTGGTCACCCACATTAACCCTAGATTTGAACTcttgtgtgaatcaggccagtATAAAGGCAGCTCCATCTGCTCCTACGTCCGTTGCAGGAGCTCAGCTTCACCCATCCCTGCACCGTCCTGCAGCTGTGTAACCTGTTTGCAGGTGCGCAACACTCTTGCGCAAGCAGAGTGATACTCTGAACAACAACCACTGAGATTAGACTCCTGCATCGGATCCCCACATGAAATGGGACATATCGGTTTTTGGTTTTAAGAGGAGCATACACACTGCCACCCACCTGCTCCTGTGCCACAGAAGGCTTAAAACCCTGAAGAAGCTACCAAGTCCAGCTCTTCAGTAGCCCTGCTTGGCAATGCCAAATGGCCCCTTTGCTCTTACTGTATGTGCCTTTAGCTGCCCTCTGTGCCCAGAGGAACCTTGCCAAATGCACAGCGGCTTGCCATGCATCAGAGCACAAACAGCTTCcccgtgcagctctttcaggcaCGGTTTGTCAGCGTGGGGGCCACAGGGAAGGGGGCTGCACCAATTAACTtgtgtgagtgacacacacgcACAGATGTACCCCAGAAACTGAACTATCCCAGGCAGGCAgctacctgtcccctcccctaTAAGTTGGAGCCAGTCTTTTCCAATTAAAATAGTGGGATCAGGCTGCCCCACGCTGTAGCTGACCCCGTCCCTGACCCCATTGCCTGGAGAGGTCTGCCTCTAccaaagagaaggaaaatgacCAAGGGTGCATATCATGATGTGCCATGATTGTAGTGGCAGATTCGTGTCTCAGGAAGCTCCCACCACCGAGATACACAAATCCGCCACCACAATCATGGCACGCTTCCCGAGATACGCGAATGAGATACGCTCGAGAGATACGATACGTGCGAGATACGCTCGAGAGATACGATACGTGCGAGATACGCTCGAGAGATACACGAATCCGCTGCTACAATTGTGGCACGTCACAATGAGCACCCTTGGTCATTCTCCTTCTCTTTAGCACCTGTGGCACGTCACGGCTGCATTTTTGGGGACAGGAACACAAAGGCCTCTTGCTTTCCACGGCTCTCATTATATAGATGTCTCATCACAACTGCCGCCGCTTTGCAACTccgctttaaggatggggggcaGCTGGGGTGGATTGTCTGTACATACTTGTGCCGTCGTCGGTGAGTTCCAGGAGTGCCGTGCGCCCAGCGCCCAGCTGTTTTGCCCCGCGTCCCGCCTGGCGCTTGCCCCCTCCTGCCTCACCACTTGTAGCCGGCCGCGCCCGTCGGCCTCCTTACTAACAGTGTACTTCCACTCTGTGCAACGGCTTGTGGCAAAGGAGCTGCTCTAGTGATAAAGATTTGTCTTTCCTTGGCTTGGCGTCCCTGTGGTCTTGGTGCACGCCTGCTTGCCTCGCTCAGACAGGCCACGGAGAAGACGGAGGGCTTACACAGCATCACTTTATTGTCATTTCACATCCAAAGCAGTTGATGGAAGCACTGCCTTAGAGACAGGCAACCGAGCGgatcggggcctggagcagcttccttatgaggctaggctacagcatcaggggctttttagtttggaaactgaggcgactaaggggagacaagcTATGCACGGAGGTGTGTTGAGCTATgcgtggagtagagagagtggacagagagaaattttcctccctctatcccaacactagaaccaggggtgaccccatcaaactgaaggccaggaaatctaggaccgacaagaggaagtactttttcacacagtgcataattaatctatggaattctctgccacagagtgtgatgatgaccactagcttggatggttttaaaagagacaaattcatagaggacaggtctatcaatggctactagtcgggtgactatgggccacttccagcctcagagatgcctctcaatcccagttgcaggggagcaacaacaagagagagggcatgccctcacctcttgcctctgggcttcccagaggtatctggtaggtctctgtgtgaaatgggatgctggactggataggtcttgggcctagtccagcagggctgttcctatgttcttaacccaACACCATAAAAATAatctgttaaaaaaacaacaacttagtAGCATAGAAAAACTGACCAGGAGAAACAAAAAatggagctgggtctcacaatcagtgagacccggtttagcacggtgagcggggggtggggggagccctgggcggccgtatcgaccacccacacgattgctggctccatgacggagccagtaggggctgtggagctcgggggccgcatggccctcggaagctccagtatgccctgtgcaagcgcgcagggcatactggggagaccccctgagccgggaggcggcttttcacgaTTGAGAAACCCGGGTTTGGGAAGCGCCGCGGCTACTCgcgatcgggaagcccgggtttgtggagcgctcgctccgcaaatccGGACTTCAGGGAGGGCTActaaagcgggctagccactcataaaccaccgggcttgcctgcgagcccggtagtttacACAATCAggtaaaatcaggctaggctcccctagcccgattttgcctggtgagaatagccccagggtCTTGCAAGAAAAACCAACCCTCTGCCCCAAAAACCTCTGCAAGGAACCATTCAAACAgacaggaagggagggaaggtgggTAGATTTGGGATCTACTGGTTTAGGGGCtgccaatcttgggtccccagatctgaCCCCCATGTCCTGCTTCCTATGGTGACCAAtcaggtttttatttatttatttagtacattaatACACCACCAATTACTAGCTCTCAATGCTGTTTACAAAAAGATACCTCCAAGAAGCTCACATTAAAGGTGATGATGTAGACAACGTAGTCGTTCACATGTCCGGGCAGGCGGCCAGGCTGGTTTAACTAACCTTCGCCCCAGTTAACTGCTGCCAGTTTCTGAGAGTGTGGCCCACTAAATATACtcaacatagccccagtgaacacatgatcccagagtcTGGGGTAAGGGCCAGGCTAAAAGCGGGGCTAGGTGGTGCTACCCCTCTAGGATCAGGTCTGATCCTGGCTGTTCTCCCTCGctacctaacccaggctgggttttcctagcctgagttaggctgtgtgtgagaacagcctcagtttttCTGCCACTGTTACCCTAAAGCAAGTGGCATTTGGAGGTATACTGACCCTGAGCATAGAGGTTCTATTTGGCTATAAGTTGACAGCCATTGATAAGCCTCtgctcctccatgaattggtctaatacccttttaaagccacactagtggccatcagcacatttTTTTGtgacagcaaattccataaattaatgttGCACTGGGAAATCtgacacatccctacttgaaccGTTTTCGGGGACAAGCATGAAGTGTCTCCACTTTAAAtgcatggttgttgttttttaaggaaaaacaaaaaaaaggtgTGCCTCAGCAGTCAGATGTTTGGAAAATGCTGTGTTAAAAGCCGAAACAGAATTAGCATTATAACAAACTAAAGATACGAAAAGAACTGCAGGGCCTACAGCCACTTTCCTTGAGTGTCCGTGGAAGTAGGTGGAGGAGTCCGTTCGCATTAGATGAGAAACCACAGAAAAGGAGACCAGAGATTCCATTGGGCCATCTAGAGTTCAGCATCTTCTCAGGAAACCTGCAGAAAAGAATATATACTCTAGGTCTGTACATGATCACAAATTCCGGGTCAGATCCAAATCCAATCCGATACTGTAGGTATCGGTTTCGGGTCCTTTGGAACCTTCAGAATTCCAGCCTTAGATTCAGTATTGGATTTCCTCCTGGAAAAATGGTAATTTTTGTCGAAAAACTTCATAGAAGTCTATGGAGAaatattttttggtttttttaagcctAGACAAGCCTGAAAGTCAGCAAAGAAGTAGGTGAGGATGTCAGGACTCCATGCATTTAAAGTGAAATCTGACcatccattgtttttaaattaatttgtttaaaagtaacccagaaattgtactcGCATCTGAAAACTGGGGAAGAAAAGGGATGTAACATCTGAGAACCACAGGGGAAGTGATGACACCCGAGTTTTTAAATGTCTGAGTAAAtcggctaaataaataaagaagtgcATGGGCAGATGATGGAGCAGATAAGCACACAGATGGCAGAAAATGGATCCCTGCCCGCCCCGTCAGCCGCCATCCGGGGCAGGTGTGGGTGGGATACAGACTCAGTTTTGTATCCCTGCCACCATTCAGAGCTCCAGAATGCCCATAGTTTCCCCAAAATATACAGATAATACAGCGATGCCTCTCTTGACCActgtaaaaaacacacacacacacacacacaaaaccacttTCTCACCAGAGCATATCCGCACCTTTGATTGGTCCATTCTGAACAGGCGACTGGTTCGGTCGTGTTTGATCTGAAGGCCCGGAAGAGCTTCCTGGAGAGCATCACAGAGTGTGGCAAAATCCTGCTTCACGAAAATGTCCTGAAAagtgggacggggggggggaattacgCATGCACATCAGGCTTCTCGAGAGAGCGGAGACACTTTCGGGCAGCGTTGCTTCTCCCGACTCCTTCAGCCACCCAACTGTCTCCAAGACAGTGAAACACAAACTAACCTCAATACGGagaagaaatattattattattattattattatttttacatttatatcccactcttcctccaaggagcccagagcggtgtactacatacttgagtttctctttcacaacaaccctgtgaagtaggctaggcggagagagaagtgactggcccagagacacccagctagtgtcatggctgaatggggatttgaactcgggtctccccggtcctagtccagcactctaaccaacaccatgctggctctcttaactGCAGGGGAGTGATACAGTCatcagccttggatccccagatgcagctggactacaaatcccatcagccaGCTACAAGGGCCAACGGGagtggatgctgggagctgttgtTCAGAAACCCTGCATTAATCCAAGCTGACCAGCCAGGGCAGGCCCTTTCCCACTGGTGCAGAGCAGAGCTTCAACAGTAATGGCAGGCTTAGTTACTGAGGAATGCCCgaatctagaacaggcctgctcaacttagggactgtttttggactgccactccc from Hemicordylus capensis ecotype Gifberg chromosome 15, rHemCap1.1.pri, whole genome shotgun sequence includes the following:
- the SLC7A4 gene encoding cationic amino acid transporter 4 isoform X2, with amino-acid sequence MVSRLPRVADLTRFCQKLSRVKTLEEDMMETSLNRCLTTVDLTLLGIGGMVGSGLYVLTGTIAKDTAGPAIVVSFIIAGIASLLAALCYAEFGAHVPKTGSAYMFTYVSMGEIWAFLIGWNVILEYMIGGAAVARAWSGYLDAIFDHRIKNFTETHVGTWQVPFLAHYPDFLAAGILLVATAFISFGARVSSWLNHVFSAISMGVILFILVMGFILARPQNWGAEEGGFAPFGISGIMAGSATCFYAFVGFDVIATSSEEARNPQRAIPRAIAISLSLATGAYILVSMVLTLMVPWHSLNPDSALADAFYRRGYSWAGFIVAAGSICAMNTVLLSNLFSLPRIVYAMAEDGLFFRVFSRVHPRTQVPVVAIIVFGILMAVLAFIFDLEALVQFLSIGTLLAYTFVAASVIILRFQRAKVEAPNPPEGTEHPPTSAESIGAGEPKEYESFSDKLHLVGKEKAKSQRGPGQLKAAFEPYLDFLSDFYPGEVVTVAVIILMVSALCLSSILVFGTGQLHLPTWTYVLLVVLFSLALVVSLILISIHEQQQSTQTFQLPLVPLTPALSIFINIYLMLKLNYMTWLRFSVWLVAGLLVYFGYGIWHSKENLRESQAHAVSARYVVFPSSSLEETVQTVQPTTQPSQGLEETVEEEAKR